CCATGGCGATCTGCGCGCCTTGGGCTTGCAGGGCGGCGACGACTTCGAGCTTGCGCTCGGGGCCGGCCTCGGACACCACTTGGGTGATGCCCAGCTGCTGCGCCACGCGTTGCACCGCGCCGACCTTGTCGCCCGAGAGCAGATGGACCTGCAAGCCCATGGCGCGCAAGTCGGCCACGGCTGTGGCGGCATCGGCGCGCACGCCTTCGTCCATGACGAAGGTGGCGAGCCAACCCTGCGCGTCGCTCAGATAAGCACAGGGCGCGTCGGCGACGCTGCGCCCTTGGGCCAGCAACTGGTCTTGGTCCAGACCGCACAGGGCCGCCGAGCCGAGCTTGTAAACGGCCCCATCGGCGCGCTCGAGCACCAAGCCGGCACCGGGGACGTCGCGCACCAGATCGGAAGCGACCTGCGACACGGCGTCGGGGGCGGCAGCACCAGCGTCTGAAGTGGCGGCAGCACCAGCGTCTGAAGTGGCGGCGGCGGCAGCGGGTGCAGCCGCACTTGCCGCTGGCCGAGCCCGCGCCGCAATGGCGCGCGACACCGGGTGCAGCGAGGCCGAGGCCAGCGGCCAAGCCAGCTCGAGCGCTTGCTCAGCCGTGAGGCCCGGGCGCACCAGCGCCTCGCGCAATACCACCCGGTCTTGGGTCAGGGTGCCGGTTTTGTCGAACACCACGGTGTCGATCTTGCACAGGGCCTCGAAGGCCAGCAGGCGCCGCACCAGGATGCCGCGCTCGGCCAGCGCCCCGGCCGAGGCCAGCATGGCCGACGGGGTCGAGAGCGCGAGCGCACACGGGCAGGTGGCCACCAAGACCGCCACCGCGATCGGTACCGCCAAGGCGGGGTCGATCTGCCACCAGTACCAGGCGCCGAAGGCGGCGCTGAGCAAGACCGCCACCAAAAACGGCCCGGCGATGCGGTCGGCGAGCTTGACCAGCTCGGGTTTTTCGGTGGACGCCTGTTCCATCAGCGCCACGATCTGGGCGAAGCGGGTTTCGCGCCCGAGGCGCTCGATGCGCACCAGCGCCGTGCCGGCGAGGTTGTAGCTGCCGGCCACCACCGTTTGGCCGCGCAGCCGCGTCACCGGCTGCGATTCGCCGGTGAGCAAGGCTTCATCGACGGTGGCGCTGTCGCCGAGCACGGTGGCGTCGCCGGGGAAGGCGATGCCGGCTTGCACGCGCAGCACGTCGCCCACGCGCAGGCGTTTGAGCGAGACGGTCTCGAAGCTGCCGTCGGCCAACTGGCGCTCGCACTGCTCGGGCAGGCGGTTCATGAGCACGTCGAGCGCGCCGGCGGTGCGGTCGCGCAGGCGCGAGACCAAGTAGCGCCCACCGAGCAGGAAGAACACGAACATGGTGAGCGAATCGAACCAGATTTCATGCCCCCACACCCCCGTGGGGTCGAAGGTGGAGCCGGTGCTAGCGATGAAGGTGACCAAGATGCCGATCGAGACCGGCATGTCCATGCCGATGCGCCCGTGGCGCAGGTCGCGCCAGGCGCTCTGGAAAAACGGCATGCTGGAGAACAGCACCACCGGCACGCTCAGCATCCAGTTGGCCCAGCGCAGCAACTGGTCGTAAACATAGGGAATTTCGCCCGGCTCGGTGATGTAGAACGGCCACGAGTACATCATGACCTGCATGGTGCAAAAGCCGGCCACGAACAGGCGCCACATCAAGAGCCGGGTTTCGGCCAAGCGCTCCTCGACGCTGAGCGCCTGGCGCATGGGCAGCAGCCGGTAGCCGCTTTGGCCCACATTGCGCGCCAGCGCCGAGAGCAGGGTCTGGGCCGGGTCCCAGCGCAGCGTGACGCGCCGGGTGGCGGCATGCACCCGTACCGACTCGACGCCGCGGCGCCCACCCAAGGCGGCTTCGACGGTTTCGGAGCAGGCCGGGCAGTACATGCCCTGCACCATCAACACCGCTTCTTGCAGTTCGCGCCCGTCCACCTGCACCGGGTGACAAAAGTCCTCTTGCTCGATGGGGTCGTCGAGCACCAAAAAATCGTCGTCGACGGTGAGCGGGCCGCGGTGCTGGCCCAATAGCGAACCCAACCCCTGGTCAGGCACAACGGCCCCGGCAGCCAGATCACTGCCTGTTACGGTGGTGGAATTCGACATGCGGGCGAGCATACCATCGGGCTTGGCTGCGCCGGCTTGATTCAGATCAAGTCTGAGGGCTATTTGGATGTGCGCGCAGGGCCAGCGAGCGGATCGGGGCCCGGCGTTGCAGGCACAATGGAGTCACCCCCATTTTTTCTGGAGCTTAACTGCCATGTACCAACGCATCCTCGTGACCACCGATGGCTCGGAACTGTCGGATCAGGCCGTCGCGCACGCGCTCAAGCTCGCCAATGCGCTCTGCGCCGAACTGCTGGCGCTGCGCGTGGTCGCGCCCTACCCCAAGACCTATTTCGAAGGCGGTGTGGCGCTGGCCGAAGAAGAAGTGCGGCGCATCGAACAGCAGTGGCACGATGACGCCATGGAGAGCCTGCACGCGATTCAGGCCGAGGGCCAAAAGCTCGGCGTCAAGGTGCGGCCGCTGACGGTGCAGTCGGAACTGATCGCCGAAGCCATCATGGCAGCCGCGCAGCAGCACAAGGCCGACCTGATCGTGATGGCCTCGCACGGTCGACGTGGCCTCAAGCGCCTGCTGCTGGGCAGCGAAACCCAGCAGGTGCTGACGCACACCAGCATACCGGTGCTGGTGTTGCGTTAATTTTTCTTAAGCGGCTGTGGCGCGCTGCCGGTGCGCCCAGCCCCACAGCGCAGCCCCGGCCAGCACCATGGGCAGGCTCAGCCACTGGCCCATGCTCAAGCCCAGCCCAAGCAGCCCGAGGTGGGCGTCGGGCTCGCGCCAGAACTCGGCCGTGAAGCGCAGCAACCCATAGCCCACCAAAAACGCCGCCGACACCTCGCCCAAGCGCCGCGGCCCTCGTGCGTACAGCCACAGCAACACAAACAGCAGCAGCCCCTCGAGCAGCGCCTGGTAGATCTGCGAGGGGTGGCGCGGCAAATCGCCGGCGCCACGAAACACCATCGCCCACGGCAGCGCCGGGTCGGCCACGCGGCCCCAGAGTTCGCCGTTGATGAAGTTGCCAATGCGCCCGCTGGCCAGCCCTACGGGGATGCACGGGGCGATGAAATCGGTGATCTGCAGCCAGTTGCGCTGGCGCCGCCACGCAAACCAAGCCATGCCCAGCAACACGCCGATGAAGCCGCCGTGAAAGCTCAAGCCGCCCTCCCAGACCGCAAAAATGCGCAGCGGCTCGGCCAGAAACTCGAGCGGGCGGTAAAACAGCGCATAGCCTAGGCGACCGCCGACGATGATACCGATCACGCCCAAAAACAGCAGGTCTTCGATGTCGCGCCGGCCCCAGCCCAGCGCCGCGTAAGTCGGGTGCCGCAGCCGGAGCAGCGTAAGCCCAAAGAACAGCGCAAAGGCGATCAGGTACATCAGCCCGTACCAGTGGATGGCCAGCGGCCCGAGCTGCAGCGCCACCGGGTCGATCTGCGGGTGCTGCAAGAAAGTGCTTGCGCTCATGCTTTAGTCCAGCGCCGACAAATCACGCACCGCGCCCTTGTCGGCCGACAGCACCAGCTTGGCGTAGGCCTTGAGCGCCGCCGAGACCTTGCGCGGACGGGGCGCCGCCGGCTTCCAGCCGAGCTGGTCTTGCACCAGTCGCCGCTGCGCCAGTTCGTCGGCGCTCACCAGCAAGTCGATGCTGCGCTGCGCGATGTCGATGCGGATGCGGTCGCCCTCGCGCACCAAGCCGATGGCGCCCCCGGCTGCCGCCTCGGGTGAGGCGTGGCCGATGCTCAGGCCCGAGGTGCCACCCGAAAAGCGCCCGTCGGTGAGCAGCGCGCACGATTTGCCCAGCCCCTTGGACTTGAGGTACGAGGTCGGGTAGAGCATCTCTTGCATGCCGGGGCCGCCGCGTGGGCCTTCGTAGCGGATCACGACCGCGTCGCCGGGCACGATCTGGTCGCTCAAAATCGCTTGCACGGCTGCGTCTTGGCTCTCGAACACGCGCGCCGGGCCCTCGAAGGCGCGCAGGGTCGAGGTGGGTACGCTGGTGGTGTAGCGCAGCTGCTCGGCCTCGAACATGCTCTGATCGACGCCGGCGGTTTTGACGATGCAGCCATCGAGCGCCAAGTTGCCGTAGAGCACCGCCAGCCCGCCATCGCGCGAGTAGGCGTGCTCGAGGTCGCGGATGCAGCCTTGGGCGCGGTCGGTATCCAGGCTGGGCCAGCGCTGGCTCTGGCTGAAGGCGGTCTGGCTCGGCACCCCGCCCGGGGCGGCGCGGTAGAAGGTTTGCACCTCGGGGCTGGGGGCACCCATGATGTCGTACTGCGCCAGCGCCGCTGCAAAGCTCGGGCTGTGCACGGTGCCGCAGTGGGCGTGCAGCAGGCCGGCGCGGTTGAGCTCGCCCAAAATGGCAAAAATGCCCCCAGCGCGGTGCACATCTTCGATGTGGTAGCGGTCGGTGTTGGGCGCCACCTTGCACAGCGTGGGCACGCGGCGCGACAGGCGGTCGATGTCGGCCATGGTGAATTCGACCTCGGCCTCGCGCGCCGTGGCCAGCAGGTGCAGCACGGTGTTGGTGGAGCCGCCCATGGCGATATCGAGCGCGACCGCGTTCTCAAAGGCCTCGAAGGTGGCGATGGAGCGCGGCAGCACCGAGGCGTCGTCGCCCTCGTAGTAGCGCCGCGCCAGCTCGACGATCAGGCGCCCGGCGCGGCGAAACAGCTGCTCGCGCTCGGTGTGGGTAGCGAGCACGGTGCCGTTGCCGGGCAGGCTCAGGCCCAGGGCTTCGGTCAGGCAGTTCATCGAATTGGCGGTGAACATGCCCGAGCACGAACCGCAGGTGGGGCAGGCGTTGCGCTCGACTTCGGCCAGCTCGGCATCCGACACCGAGGCGTCGGCGGCCAACACCATGGCATCGACCAGATCGAGCTTTTTGATGGTGATGGTCTGGCTGCCCGGCTGCTGGCGCTGCACCTTGCCGGCTTCCATCGGGCCACCCGAGACGAACACCACCGGGATGTTGAGGCGCATGGCGGCCATGAGCATGCCGGGGGTGATTTTGTCGCAGTTGGAGATGCACACCAGCGCGTCGGCGCAGTGGGCGTTGACCATGTACTCCACGCTGTCGGCGATCACCTCGCGGCTGGGCAGCGAGTACAGCATGCCGTCGTGGCCCATGGCGATGCCGTCATCGACGGCGATGGTGTGAAACTCTTTGGCCACGCCACCAGCGGCCTCGATCTCGCGCGCCACCAGTTGCCCTAGGTCTTTGAGGTGCACGTGGCCAGGCACGAACTGGGTAAAGCTGTTGGCGATGGCGATGATGGGCTTGTCAAAATCGCCGTCTTTCATGCCGGTGGCGCGCCACAGGGCACGGGCACCCGCCATGTTGCGGCCAGCGGTGGAGGTTTTGGAGCGGTAGGTGGGCATGGGAGGCGTCTGCTAAAAAAAGGGTGGCACACGATCGGGCATTATCGCTTGCAAAGCCTGCGCGCCGGGCAAGACCCCACGGGCAGGGCCCCAACCGCCCCCTGCCCTCGAGGCGCGTCAAACCTGCGGCTGCGCCTCGAAGCGCAGCGAGAAATCCACCGCCTTGAGGTCTTTGGTCAGGGCCCCGATGGAGATGCGATCGACCCCGGTTTCGGCCAGCGCGCGCACCGTCTCGAGGTTCACACCACCCGACACCTCCAGCAGCGCCGGCCCGCTGGGGTGGGCGGTGTTGCGGCGCACCGCTTCGCGCAAGGTGGGCAAGTCCATGTTGTCGAGCAAGACCATGCGCGCCCCGGCGGTGAGCGCCTCGTCGAGCTGCGCCAGCGTTTCGACCTCGATCTGCACGAAGCGCACTGTGGCCGCCCCTTGCGCCACCAGCCGCTGCGCCTGCTGCAGCGCCGCCGCCACGCCGCCGACGGCAGCGATGTGGTTTTCTTTGATCAGCACAGCGTCGTACAGCCCGAGGCGGTGGTTGGTGCCGCCGCCGGTGCGCACCGCGTACTTTTGCGCCAGCCGCAAGCCGGGCAGGGTTTTGCGCGTGTCCACGATCTGCGCCCGCGTGCCCGCCACCTGCTGCACAAAGCGCGCGGTCTGCGTGGCCACGGCGCTCAGGGTCTGCAAAAAGTTGAGCGCGGTGCGCTCGGCGCTCAGCAGGGCGCGCGCCCGGCCCTCGAGGCGCAGCACCACCTGGTTGGCGGCGCAGCGCTGGCCTTCGGGCACCAGCCAATGCAGCCGCGCATCGGGGTCGAGCGCCAGCACCGCCGCCTGCACCCACGGCGCACCGCAGAGCACCGCCGCCTCGCGCGCCAGCAAATTCGCACAGGCACGGCGTTCGGGGTCGATCAGGGCGGCGCTCAGGTCGCCAGTGCCCACGTCTTCGGCCAGCGCGCGCGCCACGTCGGCTTGCGCCAGCGCGGCTATGGTGGCGGGGGTGAAGGGGTCGGCGAAAGAACCAGCGAGAGACTTGGGCTCTGGGGTCGGGTCAAGGTTTGGGAGCGTCATAGGCCGAATTGTGCTCCAGAGCGCGGGCGGGTGGCGGGTCTGCCCATTCAAAGCAAAGAAGTCTCTGTGCTGCGTAGATGTTCGCGTTCAAGGCCCATCCGCTGGGGCAGACTTGCGCAGATGGTTGCCCGATCCGGGCTTACCCCAACGCCCCCATCGCTGGACCCCAGACCCCGAAAAATTCCGCCACCAGCCCCAGCCGCGGCAGCGCAAGCCGCCAAGCTCTGATAGACAATAGCTGCCTACCGCCCCCATCCCCCCACGGCCACCCCACCCACACCATGAGCGAAGCCACCGCCAGCACCCCCTACGGCACCTTGCCTGCCGCCTCGCCGCTGCCGCCGCGCAAGCCGGTGAGCCTGCCGCGCCTGCACGAGCTCCGCCAGCGCGGCGAAAAAATCACCATGCTCACCGCCTACGACGCCACCTTTGCCGCAGTGGCTGACAGCGCCGGGGTCGAGTGCCTGCTGGTAGGCGACTCGCTCGGCATGGTCTGCCAGGGCCTGAGCAGCACGGTCGGCGTGACGCTCGACACCATGTGCTACCACACCCAGAGCGTGACGCGCGGGCTGCGCCGGGTGCAGGGCACCGCTTGGGTGATAGGCGATTTGCCCTTTGGCAGCTACCAAGAGTCGCGCGAGCAAGCCATGCGCAGCGCCACAGCCCTGATGCACGCCGGCGCGCACATGGTCAAGCTCGAAGGCGGCGGCTGGACCACCGAGGTGGTGCGCTTTTTGGTCGAGCGCGGCATCCCGGTTTGCGCGCACTTGGGGCTGACGCCGCAAACCGTGCACGCCTTGGGCGGCTATCGGGTGCAAGGGCGCAGCGAAGCCGACGCCGAGCGCCTGCAGGGCCACGCCCGCGATCTGCAAGACGCCGGCGCCAGCATGCTGGTGCTGGAGATGGTGCCCGCCCACTTGGCCAGCGCCATCACGGCGCAACTGGCGCACTGCCACACCATCGGCATCGGCTCGGGCGCGGGCACCGCCGGCCAGGTGCTGGTGATGCACGACATGCTGGGAGTGAACTTGGGCAAGCCGCCCAAGTTTGTACGCAACTTTATGGACGGGCAGCACAGCGTTGCGGCCGCCATGGCGGCCTACGTGCGCGCAGTCAAAGACGGCAGCTTCCCCGACCCCGCCTTGCACGCTTGGTGAGCAAGGGCGGCGCAGCGCCTCTGGCTGCGCGCCCCCTGCAATTTGCCAAAAGTCCATGCCCGCACGCCTCTGCCGCAACGCCAACCGCCATCCCAAGCCCCCTACCCCGTTCCCCAGCCCCATCCCAAGCCATTTCCCGTCCACCCCATGCGCGTCATCCACCGCTGCTCCGAACTGCGCCAGCACCTGGCACGCTTTGACCGCCCCGCCTTCGTGCCCACCATGGGCAACCTGCACGCCGGCCATCTGGCTTTGGTGCACCGCGCCCGGCCGCTGGGCGAGGTGACGGTGGCCAGCATCTTCGTCAACCGCCTGCAGTTTTTGCCCCACGAAGATTTCGACAGCTACCCGCGCACCTTCGAGTCCGACTGCGCGCAGCTCGAAGCCGCCGGTTGCGATGTGCTGTTTGCCCCTACGGAAGCGGAGTTGTATCCGCAGCCGCAGCGCTTCAAGCTGCTGCCGCCGCCCGAGCTGGCCGACATCCTCGAGGGCCAGTTTCGGCCCGGTTTTTTTACCGGCGTGTGCACCGTGGTGCTCAAGCTGTTTGCGCTCGTGTTCGGGCAGAGCAAGGGCGGTGGCCACGCCGTTTTTGGGCAAAAGGACTACCAGCAGTGGCTGGTGTTGCGCCAGATGGCGCAGCAGCTGGCGCTGCCGGTGACCCTGCACGCCAGCCCAACCGAGCGCGCCCCCGACGGGCTGGCCCTGAGCTCGCGCAACGCCTACCTGTCGCCGGCCGAGCGCGCCGAGGCGGTGCAGCTCAACCTCGCGCTGCGCCGCTTGGCTGCTGCCGTGGCCGCTGCCGTGGCCGATGGCGCCACCGATCTGGCGGCGCTGGAGCAACAAGCCACAGCGCAGCTCAACGAACGCGGCTGGCAGACCGACTACCTCACGGTGCGCCGCCGCAGCGATTTGCAAGCCCCACAAGGGGCAGACTTAGCAGGCGCGGCCTCGGCCGGCCAGCTGGTCGCCCTTGGAGCGGCGCGGCTCGGGCGCACCCGCTTGATCGACAACTGGGAGTTCTGAGCGCTGCTCCGGCGTCGGGTCGCGCCCCATGAGCTGCTGCACGGCCTGCGCCGGGCTGATCTGGGCATCGAGCAGCGCCACCACCGCTTGCGTGATCGGCATCTCCACCCCTAGGGCGCGCGCCCGCTGCGCCACCGTGCGCGCGCTGTACACCCCTTCGGCCACGTGACCGAGGGCATCGAGCGCCTGCGCCAGGCTCTGGCCTTGCGCCAAGCGCAGCCCCACTTGGCGGTTGCGGCTCAGGTCGCCGGTGGCGGTGAGCACCAAATCGCCCAAGCCGCTCAGGCCCATGAAGGTTTCGGCGCGCGCGCCCAAAGCCAGCCCCAGGCGCACGGTTTCGGCCAGCCCGCGCGTGATCAGGGCCGCGCGCGCGTTGTGGCCCAGCTGCAGGCCGTCGCACAGGCCGGTGGCAATGGCCAGCACGTTTTTCACTGCGCCGCCCACCTCCACGCCCACCACATCGTCGTTGGCATAAACACGCAATGTGCGGCTGTGCAAAGCCTGCACCAGCCGCTGGCTCACGCGCACCTGCGCGCTGGCGGCCACCAGCGCGGTGGGCGCGCCAGCGGCCACTTCTTTGGCAAAGCTGGGGCCGCTGAGCACGCCCACGGGCAGATCTGGGGCCACTTGCAGCGCGATCTCGTGCCCGAGCAAGCCACTGCCCTGCTCGAAGCCCTTGCACAGCCAGACCACGGGCGCATCGAGCGCGCGCAAACGCTGCAGCAGGCCGCGCAGCGCCGCCATCGGCGTGCCCAGCACGATCAGGTCGTCGGCCGCGCACAGCTGCGCCAAATCGGCTTCGTCGGCCGCGCACAGCTCCAGCGCGTCCGGGAAGGCGCAGCCGGGTAGGTAGCGCGCATTGGCACGCGCCGCATGCATGGCCGCCACCTGCGCCGGGTCGCGCGCCCACAGCCGCACCCGCTGCACCGCGCTGCCCGGAGCGCCGGCGGCGCGCGCCACCGCGATGGCCAGCGCCGTGCCCCAGGCACCGGCCCCCAGCAGGGTGATTTTCATGCCCAGCCTCAGCGCAGCGCTTTACTGCACCGTGGGGGCCGCAGCCGCAGTTGCCGCCTCGCCCTCGCGCGACAGTTGCTGCTCGTACATGCTCTGAAAATTGATCTCGGCCAGATGCACCGGCGCAAAGCCGCCGCGCTGAATCAGGTCGGCCACGTTGCCGCGCAGGTAGGGGTAGATGATCTGCGGGCAGGCGATGCCCAAGATCGGGCCCATCTGCTCTTGGGGCAGGTGGCGCAGCTCAAAAATGCCAGCCTGCTTGGCCTCGACCAGATACAGGGTTTTGTCCTTGATCTTGGTCGTCACGGTGCAGGTCACGGTGACTTCAAACACCCCTTCGGCCAAGGGCTCGGCGGCCACCCCGAGCTGGATGTCGAGCGCCGGCTGCTCTTGCTGCAGCAGGATGTTAGGCGAATTGGGTTGCTCGAGCGAGGCCTCTTTGAGGTAGACGCGCTGAATCTGAAACACCGGAACGGCAGGGGTATCGGACATGATGGATCTCGTGGTGGAAAAACCCGCTGTACCTGTCGAGCCTGCAGCGGGCCAGTAAGACGCCCAAAGTGGGCAGACCAAGGACAATTATCTCAGCAAGGGCAACAGCCCCCCGCGCGCATCAAGCGCGTGCAAGTCGTCGCAGCCGCCGATGTGCTGGCCGTCGATGAAAATCTGCGGCACGCTGCTGCGCCCGGCGCGCTCGGTCATGGCGGCGCGCAGGTCGGGCCGGCCATCGACCACGATCTCGTCCCACGCCTGCACCCCGCGCGCGCGCAGCAGCGCCTTGGCGCGGTGGCAAAAAGGGCAGTAATCGCTGCTGTAAAGGGTGATTTGGGCCATGTGCAAGCTCCCGGCAGCGCGTTCAGCCCTTGCCCGGCGGCCCTTTGTGCACCGGCAAGGCCGCCGCGCGCCAAGCTCCCATGCCGCCGGCCAGCGTGTGCACTTTCTCGAACCCGAGCTTTTTGGCCACACCCGCAGCGCGTTTGGAGCGGATGCCCGAGGCACACACCAGCAGCAGCGGCGTGGCTTTGTTCTTGATTGTTTGCGACAAGCGCTTTTCCAGCTCGTCCACCGGCACGTGCTTGGCCGAGCCGATGTGCCCGGCGGTGTATTCGTCGAGCGAGCAGACGTCGATCACCGCCGCTTTTTCGCGGTTGATGAGCTGCACCGCCTCGTTGGGCGTGAGGCTGCCGGCACCGCCGCCACCACTCAACATCGGCCACAACAGCAGCGCCAGCGCCGTCACGGCAATCAGCACCAAAACCCAATTTTGCAAAATGAAATCCACGGCAATCCTCAAAACACAAGCAGCTGGTATTTTAGAATCACATCTTCGTCTAGCCCGGCCCACACCCAAGAAATTCCCCCCATGCACAAGCTCGTCCTGATCCGCCACGGCGAATCGACCTGGAACCTCGAAAACCGCTTCACCGGCTGGACCGACGTCGATCTCACCCCCACCGGCGTGGCGCAGGCGCTGGCGGCTGGGCAGCTGCTCAAGGCCGAGGGCTGGGAATTCGACCTTTGCCACACCAGCGTGCTCAAGCGCGCCATCCACACCCTGAACCACTGCCTCGACGCCATGGACCGCGCCTGGCTGCCGGTGCTCAAAGACTGGCGCCTCAACGAGCGCCACTACGGCGCCCTGCAAGGGCTCAACAAGGCCGAAACGGCGCGCCAGTACGGTGAAGCACAGGTGTTGCTGTGGCGGCGCAGCTACGACACCCCGCCACCGCCACTGGCCGCCGACGACGTGCGCAGCGAGCGCACCGACCGCCGCTACACCGCCCTCGCAGCGCACCAAGTGCCCCTGACCGAATGCCTGAAAGACACGGTGGCGCGCATGGTGCCCTACTGGGAGCAGACGCTGGCGCCGGCCATTGCCAGCGGGCAGCGGGTGCTGGTGTCGGCGCACGGCAATTCGATCCGCGCCCTGATCAAGCACCTAGACGGCGTATCCGACGCCGACATCGTGCAGCTCAACATCCCCAACGGCATCCCGCTGGTGTATGAGTTCGACGCCGCGCTGCGCCCGCTGCGGCGCTACTACCTAGGCGACGCCGCTGCGGCCGAAGCCGCAGCCGCCGCCGTGGCGCGCCAAAGCCGTGCCTGATCCGCGCTGGGCCCGGGCACTGCCCCACCCGGTGGCGGTAACGGTTTTTCCCGGGAACGCAATGCGCCCCCCACCCTCCAAGCGCTATAGTGCGCGTTGCGTTGCCCACTGCGGGCAGAGGTTGAGCAAATGGGATACAAATTGAAAGTCGCGGGTTGGATCGCCGTCGGTGCCTTGGCCGGCGCCCTCACCACCATGCAGTTGCAGGCGGTGGCGCGCGGGGCCGTCACGCCACTGCCGTTGGAGCAGTTGCAGCAGTTGGCCGCCGTCTATGGCATCATCAAGAGCGATTTTGTCAAGCCGGTGGACGACACCGAGCTCATCCACGACGCCATCTCGGGCATGGTCTCTGGGCTGGATCCGCACTCGCAATTTTTCGATCCCCAAGAATTCCGCGAATTCCGCGAAGGCACCGCCGGCCGCTTCGTGGGCGTGGGCATCGAAATCTCGATGGAAGACGGGCTCGTCAAGGTGGTCTCGCCGATCGAAGGCTCGCCCGCCTTTCGCGCCGGCCTGATGGCCAACGACCTCATCAGCCAGATCGACGACACCCCGGTGCGCGGCATGACCATCGGTGAGGCGGTGCGGCGCATGCGCGGCGAGCCCAACACCCAGGTGCGCCTGATGATCATGCGGCGCAGCGAAAACCGCAGCTTCAGCGTCACCATCACGCGCCAAGAGATTCGCACCCAGAGCGTGCGCAGCCGCATGATCGAGCCCGGCTTCGCTTGGGTGCGGGTGTCGCAGTTCCAAGAGCGCACGATCGAAGACTTTGCGCGCCAAGTGCAGGCCCTGTACCAGCAAGACCCGCAGCTGCGCGGGCTGGTGCTCGACTTGCGCAACGACCCCGGCGGCCTGCTCGATGCGGCGGTCGCCATGTCGGCCGCCTTCCTGCCCGAAAACGTGGTGGTGGTCAGCACCAACGGCCAGTTGCCCGAGAGCCGCGCCACCTTCCGCGCCGCGCCGCGCTACTACCTGCGCAGCGGCCCCGACCACATCCAGCGCCTGACCGAGGCCACCCAAGGCCGCTTGCGCACCGTGCCGCTGGTGGTGCTGGTCAATGAAGGCTCGGCTTCGGCGAGCGAAATCGTGGCCGGGGCGCTGCAAGACCACCGCCGCGCCACCATCATGGGCAGCCAGACCTTTGGCAAGGGCTCGGTGCAAACCGTGCGCCCGCTCGGTCCCGACACCGCCCTCAAGCTCACCACGGCGCACTACTTCAGTCCCAGCGGCCGCGCCATCCAAGACCGCGGCATCGTGCCCGACCTCTGGCTCTACGAGACCGCCGCCGGCGACGTGCTGGCGGCGCTGCGCCCGCGCCAAGCCGACATCAGCGCCGGCCACAACGGTGCCCCGGCGCGCGAACTCAGCGAAGAAGAACGAGCCCGCGAACGCCAGCGTGAGCAAGAGCGCGAAGCGGCGCGCCAGCGGCTCGAAGAGCAGCAGCGCCTCAACCCCGGTCAGCGCCTGCTGCCCGAGTTCGGCTCGGCCGAAGATTTCCAGCTGCGCCAAGCGCTCAACCACCTGCAGGGCCTGCCGGTGCAGGTGAGCCAGAGCGCACGCGAGCGCCCGGCCGCAGAGCGCAGCGCCAACTAAAAGCCACCCACTTTGTCCAACCCAACCGCCCTGCCCGATCTGAGCGACGCGCAGCTGCTGCGCTACTCGCGCCACATTTTGCTCGAGGAATTCGGCATCGCCGGGCAGCAGCGCTTGCTGGCGGCGCATGCCGTGGTGGTGGGGGCGGGTGGGCTGGGTTCGCCGGTGGCGCTGTATCTGGCGGCGGCTGGCGTTGGGCGCATCAGCCTGGTCGATCACGACGCGGTCGATGGCACCAATCTGCAGCGCCAGATTGCCCACACGCAAGAGCGCATCGGCTGGCCCAAGGTGGAATCGGCGGCGCTGGCCATGCGCGCCATCAACCCCGAGCTGCGCATCGACACCTGGGCGCAGCGCGCTGAACCGGCCTTGCTCGATCAGCTGCTGTCATCGGCCGACGTGCTGCTCGATTGCAGCGACAAC
This sequence is a window from Serpentinimonas maccroryi. Protein-coding genes within it:
- the gpmA gene encoding 2,3-diphosphoglycerate-dependent phosphoglycerate mutase; this encodes MHKLVLIRHGESTWNLENRFTGWTDVDLTPTGVAQALAAGQLLKAEGWEFDLCHTSVLKRAIHTLNHCLDAMDRAWLPVLKDWRLNERHYGALQGLNKAETARQYGEAQVLLWRRSYDTPPPPLAADDVRSERTDRRYTALAAHQVPLTECLKDTVARMVPYWEQTLAPAIASGQRVLVSAHGNSIRALIKHLDGVSDADIVQLNIPNGIPLVYEFDAALRPLRRYYLGDAAAAEAAAAAVARQSRA
- a CDS encoding S41 family peptidase: MGYKLKVAGWIAVGALAGALTTMQLQAVARGAVTPLPLEQLQQLAAVYGIIKSDFVKPVDDTELIHDAISGMVSGLDPHSQFFDPQEFREFREGTAGRFVGVGIEISMEDGLVKVVSPIEGSPAFRAGLMANDLISQIDDTPVRGMTIGEAVRRMRGEPNTQVRLMIMRRSENRSFSVTITRQEIRTQSVRSRMIEPGFAWVRVSQFQERTIEDFARQVQALYQQDPQLRGLVLDLRNDPGGLLDAAVAMSAAFLPENVVVVSTNGQLPESRATFRAAPRYYLRSGPDHIQRLTEATQGRLRTVPLVVLVNEGSASASEIVAGALQDHRRATIMGSQTFGKGSVQTVRPLGPDTALKLTTAHYFSPSGRAIQDRGIVPDLWLYETAAGDVLAALRPRQADISAGHNGAPARELSEEERARERQREQEREAARQRLEEQQRLNPGQRLLPEFGSAEDFQLRQALNHLQGLPVQVSQSARERPAAERSAN
- a CDS encoding HesA/MoeB/ThiF family protein, whose translation is MSDAQLLRYSRHILLEEFGIAGQQRLLAAHAVVVGAGGLGSPVALYLAAAGVGRISLVDHDAVDGTNLQRQIAHTQERIGWPKVESAALAMRAINPELRIDTWAQRAEPALLDQLLSSADVLLDCSDNFATRHTLNRASVRHRVPLVSGAAIRFDGQLAVYDPRQPASPCYACVFPEAQAPEETRCATLGVLAPLVGLVGSMQAAEALKLLSGMGSNLVGRLLLLDALRSDFQPLQLARDPACPVCGAAAGRQRAA